The Hydra vulgaris chromosome 14, alternate assembly HydraT2T_AEP genome includes the window atataattaatttggtGATTCTTAATAATACAAAGATTAAAtatgatcatttattttaatagtttgcttattttagattttaatagtatgcattttttcaaactattgttttgctaaataattatttcaacaGATTacatttaaacgttttttttttttgtagtttcaTTTTTACGAactaattacaaataatatttgagaaaaaaaaagtttgtaaaatttgagttatgcatgctttttttatattttttcttaaatgaccaAAGTTGCATGTAGGCCGAACTTAGTCGATTTTACGGTATAGAGAATTAAAAAtccattttagttttaaaattacgttttaacaaatttatcatcttttttgcCGTAAAAAAGTAGATCTCCATAAAAAAATCCGGTTGCGCGATGAGTAGATCTGTAGTAGAGAACGCTATGAATCCACTTCATAAGAGTAAATATTTAACAGAATTTCTGTTTTTGCTACACAAATTCTATTTTTGCTACAGGTTCTCGCTTGATGGCTTTTAGTCAAACGTAAGACCtccttgtttataaaaataattgcatctAAATagcttaaatatataataaattattgggGGTAAGTATAGTGTCGTTTCAAAACATGATAAATTGACTTTTGCCTTACAGTCGATTCGCCTTTTTATTCAACTCCCAGTTTAATATAAGTTGATAAGCTGCGAAATGTttgacattcttttaaaaatttttgggtAGTGAGACAAAACCCAATAAAATCATGGGTTTTTCAGTGAAGCATTTCATTTTTCCGAATGAAATACTTCCGTAACATAGTTAAATTGACTCAGctacaattttgaataaatttatgaaGCGCAGCGTTTTGACTACTTGTAATCACCATATCTcgtttaaatgatttttctcttttgaatgaaatatataaatatataaataaataaaaatatatatatatttataaatatatatatatatatatatatatatatatatatatatatatatataacaaataaaaagagaaagaaaagctGAGCTGACTGTAGCAATTGCTTCACTCGCTAGAGCCTGGATCCGCtcctgtaaatatatatatctatatatatatatatatatatatatatatatatatatatatatctatatatatatatatatatatatatatatatatatatatatatatatatatatatatatatatatatatatatatatatatatatatatatattatgagtaaaactaaaaaaatatttccatttgcatgcaagttttgaatttttgatgTCTAATGTaccatttttctttataatttaatattttgtttttacaattcattttttgaagcaaaagtttaaattctttgtTAGTGAGtcataagtattttaatttctatGAAAATTTAGCAGATTTTCTTAAAGGTTTTATGACTCCTCCTCTCAAAATTGTAGTGTCGCCTTGTATTTTAACTAGAACATTTGCATAAGGATGTAACTCAGGCTGGAACACCTCAGTGCTTGCTTCTTCTAACTCTAAAGAGACTTGATTTGGCTTCAAGAGACTTGAAGTTTTCTTTAAAGCACTTTTACTTGATCGTTTAAATgggacatttttaaaaaacttctttttacgatttttattttttttataacaccgGGTTGCTATTGGTAACTTTGTAGATGACATGTAGGAATCTTTTGTTCCTTCAATAATGGGTTGTGTTTCAACTTTGAATCTTCCAATAGTAAATGACCTATTTTCTGTAGCATCTAAAGATTGAGATGTCCATTCGTCAATTGAAGAGAGGTTTATATCATCTTCACTCATTCCATCGAAAGGGTTATCAAGTTTGTCTTGAACACCTTGAAGGGCAGAAAATACAAAAGCTACTAATACGGATATATAATAAGGGGaccattcattatttttttttcttccaacaAATACACAATAAGGTGACAGAACTACtggaagtaaaaaaataaaaaccttgttAAAAGCTCGAATAGATCGTGGAGAGCGATACTCGCGTATCACTCTTAAACGTTCAAAGGCCAAACACATGctgtttaaaagaatcaaagCTCTTGTTACAAGTGACGAGTTTAATGGTAACTTACTAGTTCGTACGCATTCAATAAGTTGATTAGCATCACTAAAATTCTCatacataacttttaaaataacctGCCGACGGCTAGATttttcagttaataaatattctcGAACATAAAACATCATACTTTTTAGCTTTTTGTGAACTGCTTTTATCCAAAATATGTCTAACTGCGAGTCAGCTCTCCAATCACGCATACAAAAAAACCAACACATTCCTGCGGCTTTGAAGTTAGCTAAATCATCTAATACTTTTTCTCTTCTGAGAAAATCAGTGTTAATAGAAAATGCTAATGGAAAAACAATCGGAGAAACAAACAAGTTAACATTAACGTCTATTTCCAAGTTAAAATACTTTGATACAAATACTGCTACAGCGGCGACAGCCATTTGAACAAAAACCATGaagttaatattttgaataaaactttttaaagtgttAAAAGTGAAggtatatactaaaaaattgcgatagtaaaaaggtttgttcaaaatttttgcCCTACGTTTTTCAGACCATTCTAATATAATTTCACGCCCTTCTTCGTCAACTATATCACAAAAAAGAGAGCCATTTAGTGGTACTTTTCTTTTAGCCATTTCTTTAATctgtatagaaaaaaagtttgattataaaaaaaaaagaaaaagaaacaaaactaGTTTAGGGtctattagtattatttatgaTAAGCTGCTATAAGTTTCttagttttaatgttttcattacTTTGTTTACCATAAAAACTCATTAATAATAAGTTACAAGCTTAATTAGAGTAAGCAAATTAGATTGACTAAATTAGTGCTAAATAAACTATTAgtttagaatattttttcttacttACCAATGTCGTTTATCTGGCAAGACCCAGCGTCGAACCTCATACCTCTTTGTtttgagccagaactctaatcACTGAGTTATAGCAGCTCAAATGAcgttattgttataataatttttttgttcattagtttgttaaattttcattaatggagttgtatttttttactattaaaccaAAAGCAACCAAAGTTAAacaaggcaaaaaaattaagtttaaataaagttataaaactgATAACTTTCTAATAATATGATCTTTCTCTTTAACCATATATTTAGCTAATAAGACTGTCGATGGATACCCGGTACCCACCCGTTGGTTACTGCCCGGGTAGCATTATCAAATGATTGGCAACcgtcttttaataaatttaagttttatttcattcattttcaaagtttaaaatcattaatcgtaataaaataattcaacattATTAACCTGGATGCGAAAAAAGTTcttgaaaatttgttaaaaattttaatagtttcttTATCACCATCAGAAGTTCTGAAAACATTCAACATAAAGTTCGGAATGTTTATTGAGTTTGTGATTTAGATATCCACTCATTATTCCTGTATGAtggttatttttataactatgaacaatgtttttttttttttacgtataCCAGAACTTTTCcatcttctttattaatttgTCTCTCGgacaaaactttttcaaaatctgGAAGATAGAGGATATGGTTATGCTATTTAACGCTTACACCTAAAACTTTATTGGCATCAGACTGTGCTTTCTCAATTGCTGAGCATGTAGTTAATTGATGGTCTACATTTTTGGCATCCGAAACAACGAACATGCTAATATTTCTAAACCTAATTTTGGACTTGTGTAACCTGAAcacttaaagtaaaataaaatttagatttatgtGAAAAAGGAACagttctaaataaataaaatttttgaataaaaagatttttatgaactgtttataaaaacaactttttgaaaagtgttatttttttaacggaTACCCGTACATGACCGTTTGTTCAACGGGTACCCGGGCAAACATTTTCACAACTTTTGACAGCCCTATTAGGCATTTTTATACAAACAGGGCCTTCCCAAGGAGGAGGTGTAGTGGTGTATTGACCCCCTTCAAAAAGcttattcaaaaattagttGACAATAATGTGCACATGTCATCGGTAAGTTTGGACTTTTAGTTGGTAGTCGGCATTTTTTTTAGTCCttagtcagcaaaaaattgatAGCGTCATGAAAAACGTCATCTGTTAACAAACCCGGGTTGGGAGGAAACTTATTGAACATTGCATTTAGTACTTAAGTAACAGACAATATAATATACGAAAATCTATAGAAAAGTATTTCTGTAGAATTGAGAAACAATTTACGATACAAGCagtaaaactttctttttgacCTTTAAAAAGCGTTTTCCGGGTCTAAGTTGCCGTGGCAACGCTCCGAGAGAATTAaaataggattaaaaaaaatttattaataataattatctgGCTGAGATGCATTACTTcgaactttttaagttttagataAAGTAAGGTGGTACAAGTAGGCCTTAGGTACATAAACTTCCTCTACTTCTTGTAAAAGGTTAGTTGCTCCAAGAAGATAAAGCGTTCATTTCGAAAATGCTTTTGAAACCAATAAGGTATGAcattattacttaaatttacaagtaaattttgtaattgtaaaactatgataaaaattaaaaataattttttaatgagtgtttaaaaatgcttttagcTAGTATTAACGTGAGATGTTAAGTCTCTCAATTTTGGAGTTAatgcttaatttatatatacgcACAAAGTAAACTTAAACTAAGACAAAGTAAACTAAATACAAAGTACAAagaaacaaatgtaaaaaaaaattttttttcaagggagttcaatttttaaaacttttatgaaaaaaaacttaaaacaaaaataatactatGTAAATTTTCACTTTTGTTCTGTTCCTGGGTTGAAAGTGTGTTTTCCTAACCCGTTAGGTCTAGAACCAAAAGAAAATCGCTGTTATTccagaaaaaattttcttctgtGACTGGGACAGACAAATACGTTCCATCGTtccatattttgaaatttcctgtcctcaaattattataattcttaTGCATCATGTGCAATGTTACAGGTTGGTACAGAGGAGAGAAGCGAGTCATGAAGTTTACTATCCCGCGATTTTGGAGAGAGCCAACCAACCACTCAAACAACTGCTACTTCTGCAAACCCAAACCCAAAAAATCATCGCACCGACTAAAATGCCCCTCACATCTTTTATTCGGACATACATTCTTCCATCGCTCCAGTACCGCACAGCCCAATTCTGCCTGTTTCGACTCCTCCTAGGCGGCATCGGCCATCTTCGGGAAGCAGCAGCATGCCAGATAGCGAGACAGATACTGTAGATATGGACTGAAATTCTGCAGATAAAGTTGGGGATAGAAAGCTGTACTTCCATAACCAGAAAGAcgtgaaaaatttaattagggACCTCGGGCGCATTAAATTCAATGCTGAGCTTCTGATATCCAAGCTCAAATATTCGAACTTGTTTGATGATAACGTACAAGTCACGGATCAGAGGAAGCGGCATCAAAGATTCTCCAACTTCTTCAGCCAGCGTGATGGGCAGTACTTCTGCAGCGATGTTACCAGTCTGTTACAGACTGTAGGTATTGTATGTAATCCTATTTAATGGTGCTCGTTCATAGACATTTCATCCCGGAGCTTTAAAGCCGTGTTACTTTATAATGAAAACAATTACCCGTCTCTCCCGATTCAAAGAGAACATTATTTCATTAGGCAATTTGTCACGGCTCTTAACAAAGAGCCAGCAGCATTTTAAAACCTTCAAGATCTTTTTCCAGAGCTGTCCGAGGCTACGGTTAGGGTTGTCATATTCGTTGAACCACAGATCAAGAAAGTTATAGAATGTGATGACTTCGCAAATCAGGACGGATAGAGCGGCTTGGAGCAGTTTTGTTGCAGTTGTTCAGAGCTTCCTAGGTAATCACAAAGCTGAAAACTATGTGGAGTTAATGCAGACTTTCATAAAGAGTTACACCAAAATGGGATGCAGTATGTTTCTGAAAGTTCATATCCTTGATTTGCATTTTGGCAAATACAAGGAGAACATGGACGCTTACTCCGAGGAGCAAAGCGAGCGCTTTCATTAAGGTATATTGGACTTTGAAATTCGTTATCAAGGACAGTATAACGAAAACATGATGGACAACGTTTGGGTGCTACTTCAAGTGGTTTACAGTACAATCGTAaatctagaaaatttaaatatttctgaatcTTGTTGAGTGGTTTGCCTATTctttgcaaaaaatgtttttacctgACCATACTgacgaaaatgaaaaaaagttgtccTATTTTCACAGAAAAACGAGCTTTCTTCGTGCTGTTGCCGTGTAAGTAAAGTTTGTGCTTAATGAAGTCATTTTTTCACATACTTTAGACATTAGCAATTAAAATACAACACTCAAGAGCCGAGAACAAAATTATGTTACATAGTGTAactatttattcatatatatatatatttatatatatatatatatatatatatatatatatatatatatatatatatatatatatatatatatatatatatatatatatatatatatatatatatatatatataccaactCTCGTAGTTggcaattatttataaattgctataaaattacaagaaataaaaaattttcttttttatatgctttttacAACACCTCAGCATGtctcaaattttattattctcaAATTTATCtagtaaaagtattttaacttgatcttacaaataaaaattaattgtataactgttttaaactttgtatttaTGCTTACAATACAAAGCTTAAACCAAGGCCTTATACAATCATGACAATTAGAGATAACTGCCATTGATATGCACTTTTATACCATACAAGCAGAATGGATAGATTTTGTTCTCTCTATCATCTATCGATTAGAACTTCCTGTAGAGGTGGCCTGTCGCTATCATATATTTGAGATGGTGTTGGTGTACGCCTGAAGTGTTTGTTTAGGATAGCCTTGTACTAGATTGCATGTtcacatgtttaaaaaactacGTGATAAATGAATTACAGTTCAATTATACAAGAgctgtgtttttaaaaagtataaaattagaTGATTTTAATCCAGTCCCTCGAGGAAAAGTTATTTAAGGTCACTGCTTTAAAGCTTGCCAAAATTAATAatgttttgcacttttttttacgCTAAATGATAATGGCTTTAAGATATTCCATTTAATTTTTGGCTTAAAAACCCATCATTCAAGGAAATCAAAAACTGTGCAAATAACTTATGCATTTTTTCGCCGAAGATttgtatatactttaaatacataGATTtacaaaacatacaaatataatatttagttagtatttatataatgtttaatGATTGCTTTGCTTTTTGTTAGAAAGTACTTACAAATTTATTGTTCTTTGAAGGAGAAGATTCTTGGGTTTGGAGCAACAATATCTGATcctaattttgattaaaaattatttttatttatctaacgAGCATCCTTGTCGCAATGGTTAAAGTAATGGCATCAAAACCAAAAGGTTTGAGTTTTAATGTCTGCTCTGGTTACGTTTGCCACATTGATAGTAAAGGCGATAtaaacttcctagttaaatattttttccgcGGTGCTCCGTGACTTGGCCGTTATATTTCTTGGAGCACCTATATAACCAATAAAGaatgttttagttattatttaaatccaTATTAACAACTTGATCTACAAAATGATGCTGCGTTTTTTTCCATCAAAACATACAACAACTCTCCGGTAAATGATATTGAGATTGCAACCATACCAAAATAACTTACTccatttgaacaattttttggtAGCTGCTTTCGGTTAgtaattttttgaacatttgtttacatttgatgGAAAAAAGAAccataaaaaaccaaaaatatctgtttgaaaatcactttttcttaaatattttacctaatattttattctttttacccTCAGATTTTTAGCAGAAgtttaatgtaactataaagATTATCAGAGCTTGATCATTATAACATCATAATCAATTACTTCTTCAAACCTAATAAGTTCTAATGCTGAATTTTAACTGAGgaatttttcaagtaaaatattttttattttcgatcACCCTATGTTACGTAATGTAACCTATATTATGTAGCGTAACCTATGTTACGGAAGAGGTTGAAATTTGGTtgctttgatttttaaatacagtgtcttattgataatttttatttttattatgattattattgtgattattattactactattatatatatatatatatatatatatatatatatatatatatatatatatatatatatatatatatatatatatacacacacatatatatatatacacatatatatttatataagtataatatattgCTAATATTGTACAGATGCCTATATTGTACTTTTATCATAACTCGTTATTTTAACAACccacaagaaattttttaaatcattacttATTATTGGTGAATGAAATTAAGGagtcaactgtttttttttttgtcatccaACTGCATTAAGGCCAGAGGAAGCTCTTGTTGGTTTATTATTGGAGATTTCTTATTTTAGGGATTTATGACTAAGCGTATTTCACTAAAGAAAGTAGAAAATATGATTTGTTCagtgtatttatattaaagCATAATTTATCTAAATTCGAAATAACTACCTAGAATTTAAAATACCTTATTATTagttgtcaaattttttaattaaccaaTTGTCAGATTAGTTGCGTAAATTGTACCTCAAGGCAGATCCCAAATTGTACCGACTACCATTTTGACCGCTAAAAAACGCGTGCAAAGTTTAACAAAttcccttttaaaaaaattataaaatttgaaatgtcAAAACAGAGATATGGGTCATGGAGAGAAGAGGATAtggaaaaaagctattttttctTATCGTAATAGCGATTTTGGAATTAATGCCGCTTGTTTAAAATCCTAAACCATACTTTAAAAGACATGTGGAACATAAAATTGTATGTGCAAATGACTCAActacaattgtttttaaaacagatatagtatataatgttttacattatttaatgtaaaacattaTCATACTATCTTTATTACCTGCCTTCCTCCTCTATTTTAATCCTAGCTAGCCCATTGGTAAGCattcaattgaaataaaaattgtacGATATTTGGTGATACCTGTTTTTGGCattttcaagaagaaaaaaaaattcaagttgcatagagtttattaaataaaaagcttcATTTCATAAAATTATGGACAGTTAtgtgttatgttatgttatatcAGAATATTTCCAATTGCTGATTTAACAAAAACCGTTTTAATCAGTTCTTTTAATCCTTTAAatctaaaatcataaaatatttgcGAAGTTGTAAAGTATTTGAAATCAAGAAAGTGGTACAATATTGGATTACAATGGTACAATTATAGATCTTGTTTTCTTAATTGTACTCTTAgcgctatttttttaatttgattcttCAGAACttaatgctttttaaattaagagtttttttaacatctttacaACAAACAATCCCTAAATTATGAAATACAATTGAATATCCACATTTCAACTCAGTAGATGGcctacattttttaatttggttttagGGGGTACAATATTAGCACTTTACATTAtacttatacatttaaaaaaataacaaaatgttagaaaaaattcatttaaggTATTGGTAAGGCACTCAGAACCCTGTCACGTTcccaatataaaatatacaaaaacagaaaaaagatttatatatatatatatatatatatatatatatatatatatatatatatatatatatatatatatatatatatatatatatatatatatacatatatatatatatatatataacacatcGCTCAATAAGTCCGTAGGATGACATATAGATGGCAACACAAATACCGAATCCGTATTGTTTTTAGAAAGTACCAACCTTCAAACGATATCTGTCAAAGTTTCATGACAATCGGACCATTATTTACCAAGTTAGTGTGTGAACGATTGAATCAACTTTtgtgaattgaaaaaaatggaaaaatcagAATTTCGTGTGCTCATTAAGCATTGCTTTTTGATGGGAAAAAACACGGTGCAGACCAAACAATGGCTTGATAAGTGTTATTCGGACTCCTCTCCATCGAGGCAAATGGTTGAAAAGTGGTTTGCTGACTTTAAACGTGGTCGTACAAACACCGATGATGCTGAGCGCTCCGGTTGCCCAAATTCGGCAGTTACTGAggaaaacatcaaaaaaatccataaaatcGTCTTATCCGACCGCAAATTGAAATTGAAGGAGATTGCCGAGGCCATAAAGATATCAGAAGGCAGTGTGTTTACAATATTACACGAACATTTGGGTATGAGAAAGCTTTGTTCGAAATGGGTGCCGCGTTTGCTAACACCGAACCAAAAACAACAACGAATCGATGATTCTGAAGCATGTCTGGCACTATTTCACCGAGATAAAAAGGATTTTTTGCGTCGCTACGTCACAATAGATGAAACATGGATCCACCATTTCACTCCTGAGTCAAATCGACAGTCGGCTGAGTGGACACAAGCGGGTGAAAGCCGCCCAAAGCGCCCAAAGGCTCAAACTTCTGCTGGCAAAGTTATGGCCTCCATATTTTGGGATAGCCATGGTATATTGTTCATTGATTATCTTGAGAAAGGTAAAACGATCAACAGCGAATATTACATGGCATTATTGGAACGATTGAAGGCTGTAATTGACAAAAAGCGACCGCACATGAAGAAGAAAGAAATTCTCTTTCATCAAGACAATGCACCGTGTCACAAGTCAATGAAAACAATAgtaaaaatgaatgaattaCACTTCGAATTGTTGCCATACTCGCCTGATTTGGTCCCCAGCGATTATTGGCTGTTCTCAGATCTCAAAAGGATGCTCCAGGGAAAGATATTTGGATTGAATGAGGAGGTCATCGCCGAAACTGAAGCATATTTTGAAGGAAAAGATAAATCGTTCTACAAACATGGTATCGAAAAGTTAGAGAAGCGCTGGAATGACTGTATCGCCTTAAAAGGAGACTATGTTGatgaataaaatcaaattatgtcaaaatgttgttgttttattagcTATCCTACGGACTTATTGAGCGATGTGTTATATTTAATAGAGAACTATTAGCTATTTTTGTCGCATATATTATATTGGGAATGTAACAGGATTCTGAGTGCCTAACCAACAccttaaaagatatttttctaccatgttatttttttaaaatgtataagtATGTATAGCTTTGAATTATttcgttttgttttgtttttaatcaattttcaaaagagtttgttatttttaactgtaaagttaatatcaatattattataaaacatatgctaaatattatcatattgttcaaaaaaaattgtccgtcctgtttgtattaaatatgtcatcatgtaaatatttttaaacaaaatcttgttaattgaaaattttaaaactgttgtaTTAATCAGACcataatccttttttttttaagttactaatcagatttacttttattttctgaaaaattaaatgtataaacccaaaaacttcttttatttttatttaaaaatcttcagTGCcatcataaatattaataatttaaaattaattcaaaatatatcaatataatttaaaaaatatcaggtCATGTTAAAAGATTAGAATAGAGTTTATATCAATAACGGTTTTAATTtcataatggtttaaaaaaaaaattttcctaatgtttagagtttttttttttttttcgatgaGGTTGATAATAAGTAATCGTAGACGCATCAGCAGTTGgagcaaaatattattacaaactTCTTGTTAAAAGGTGTTGAATGATAGTTTAATGTTTTAGCActttta containing:
- the LOC124819278 gene encoding uncharacterized protein LOC124819278 isoform X2 yields the protein MAKRKVPLNGSLFCDIVDEEGREIILEWSEKRRAKILNKPFYYRNFLVYTFTFNTLKSFIQNINFMVFVQMAVAAVAVFVSKYFNLEIDVNVNLFVSPIVFPLAFSINTDFLRREKVLDDLANFKAAGMCWFFCMRDWRADSQLDIFWIKAVHKKLKSMMFYVREYLLTEKSSRRQVILKVMYENFSDANQLIECVRTSKLPLNSSLVTRALILLNSMCLAFERLRVIREYRSPRSIRAFNKVFIFLLPVVLSPYCVFVGRKKNNEWSPYYISVLVAFVFSALQGVQDKLDNPFDGMSEDDINLSSIDEWTSQSLDATENRSFTIGRFKVETQPIIEGTKDSYMSSTKLPIATRCYKKNKNRKKKFFKNVPFKRSSKSALKKTSSLLKPNQVSLELEEASTEVFQPELHPYANVLVKIQGDTTILRGGVIKPLRKSAKFS